ccgcttccaaaaaatacAACTATTCTTTACCTACTAACAtccaaacaaaataaacaagAATCCAAAAAAGCATgtaaaacaatatatatacatatatatagatagctcggttaACCTAACATTTCTATCAACCaactaaaaataaacaaaaattaaacTTATTCTTTGGTATGCtactcctgctgcgctgagatcCACTAAAAACAGTACGCGGACGCCGTCTTTTGTCAATCTTTGAAGATGCCCACCCCTGTTACCGTACCTAAATGCTGTAGACTGAAGCTTGCTGCTTGATTGGACTAAAGAGATTAGCTTTGTACTACATGTAGTTTCACGCGTGAAAAGCTGGTGAAAGCTCTCGGGGGCAGCGCACCTGAGCAAAGTTGAGAAAGCTTTCGAACGTCTTCTGAAGTTTTGCATTAGACTGGCATATCAGAGCAACACGCTCTCTCACGTGAGGGTCGCCTGAGGCTTCTGATCCTTTGGCGCTGCCTTGAGTGAGCTGACGTGACGGTGTTACTTATAGATGCAGCCAAGATGGCTTTCTGGAAGAAGTGCCGTTGCTCAAGGTTTTAGGGAGAAACCCCGTCCTCAGATAAAATCGCATCGGAGGGCCTGCTGGGCCTGCGGCCGGCCCCGCAGGCCCAGCCGTGGACCGCTCGGAAAGCCTCCGCAGGCCCAGCAGCCCCGGCCGTGGACCGGCGGAAAGCCTCCAAAGGCTTGAACCGGCCCGTAGGCCGTAGTTCGTAGAGCTCTGGACTTGAGGAACTTCAATAATGCTCTCTGCTTCTGTCCAAGCGACATGCGTGTTGACGATCCCAGACTATTTATTTTGAAACTTCGTTTCTTGATCCTGGCAAGCTTAATGGCGTTCGGGGAGAATGTGGTGTTCGCAATTGACTTTCGCCTTAACCCATGAGAAAGCGGGTTCCATGAACAGCTAACTTGAAATTGCTgcttttaaagcgcagctcttaggcacccgttgcTGTGCTaagcgtcggcgtcgacgtgccCCGTAACCGATGGACGATTGCAGTGAAGGATGAAAcagcgaatgcggagcgcagcggcagatgaaagaCTGCGAGAGCAAAGAGGGGCGCAAGGGGAAAAAGcgaaggaggagggtgcagcagaagcatcaggaggaaagtggaggaagagagcatggcgaaagggtgaggagggaAGCGGAGTGCTGCAGAGGCATGCTCAACGGCGGCGATCGTGCGCGCGGCGAGAgctatggaaacaaagcgctggtgtTGGCTTCGGACCTACTGGTTTGCGCTAACGCCTAAGCCGCACCGCGACAGACAGCCGTGTTCGCGCTTGCTTTCTGAACAATGAACGACGAAACCGGTGGGAATGCTTCgttggctgctgctgctaaacgagctgcccgagaaTATGCGTAGAGAAATACGCATTTCCATCATGTCGGTCACCGGAAATTACCGCTTAttgggcaactccggcgatttttttcGGTCGACGGATGTGAATAAATTTCGCTCGTTAACTTCTTCTGCACACTTCTGTCATGTCCTGGAAAAAGCAGGTTTGAGAATGGCGCAGCTTTAGCACAAATTAATTTTGTTAAGTATTACGAACCACTTTGCTTGCCTGCTCCACAGCTACTGGCCGCACTGTTTTATGATTAGAAGGGTGGCATACGCAAAGCATGCTGGGGAATTATTACAAACGACAGCGTGGAGGAGCCAGTGATCGGGCTAGTGTTAGGCGTAAGAAGTTGCAGTAGCGAGAAGTTGCTCTTGCTAGAAATTGCGTTCTGTGTGGACGGATAAGTGATGGATTGCAAATGGTGTTGCGTTGGTGGCTGCACAAACTTCCCGCTCTCCAGCCGCACATACAGTTTCAGGAGATTTCCATCGCAATCTTCCGAAGTTAGGCCTATCCCTGTCGCCGAGTTGCTGCGGACGAACCTAACTGACTGACCTGAATCTAATTAAGCCATTTAGCTGAAACAAAATTGATcttgtagttcagttttgaccacaCGTACGTGAAATGAACTATTCTTCGTTTCGTAGAGTGCACACACAATAAACGAGAAGTGACAGCACGGCGCACTGTCAACATCAGTACATTGCCCTTTCTCGAAGGCTGCCAGGAGCCCTCACCAGCAGTTCCCTAAATTCAATACcgggtgtttcggcgaacactttcCATTTTTTTCGGTCCAAGGTCGAAGCTgcaccgtccgtccgtccgtccgtccatccggcgatgtcacgcaggtcacgtgaccaggagagtaTGAGAGCTGCACCGGGGGAGGGTAGGTCATGTGACCAAAGAGAAGGGGAggggaccaatgagagggcgCTCGCTGGGGGGGTGGAGGCGACAATGCGAGGCCGCGCTGAGTGCGAGGAGGAGAGGTGATGGGTATATGAGAAGGTGTACCTGTGCGGAGCGCCCTTTCAGATAACCCGTAGAGCTGCTGCTGAGGCCGTCCGTAtttccccgcgttcgctccgaacgcgcgcggtgtccgtgactgcagccgacgCCTGTGGCGGTAGCTCGGCAGGTTTTGAGaacagaactggacactcgtcgagtagcgtcggaagtcgctgcctcttctcgcctcgcaacgtttcaatatacgTTCGTGTTGTAGGTCTGTGTTTATTGTGTTTACGCATTTGTATCACGCGCAACACACACACCTGTAACACTCAAGGGAATTACCACATCTTCGTTGCTCCACCATCTTCACGCAGTAGGGAGGTATAATTTCTTTAACAGCGTGTGCCGGATAACACAAGTTTAATCTAtgaagctggtctactcgaaaaggcggaaattacctgcacaaaaaatttaaatgcataatcgaataattattGAACATCGACTAAATAAGTATTTAGCTGATTACCTcggggcacatattgcaatttacaaattcgcTGTCAGACGAATGTCAGACGTGTCCTGAAAATTTCTGCTGAACAACGTCACGCTTATAGTGCTAACTTACCCTAAAGTCGAGGTCAATAAGCAGTGTAATGAGTGGAAGTTCATGATCTTTAAAGTACTTAAAACCAGTGACCACTGGTTTGTGTCCTTTTCCAGGCCTATCTCCTTGCTACCTGCTAGTCAGCTGATGTGTTTCGTAGAAATTTTCAGGAATGATTATCTAACTCCTTCTGCAATGTTTATGATCATTTTTAACTGAACACGGCTTTATCCCTCAAACATTTTATTTCCGTAATTGCAAAGGTTCTTAGAGTAagaaaattgtggggttttacgtgccaaatccacgatctcattatgagtcagtcattatgaggcacgccgtatcgagggactccagattaattttattGATCttgggttctttaccgtgcacctaactGTAAGTACACAAGCGATGTTGCATTTAGCCCGCAAAGTCGCGACCTGGAGACTAGCAGCTCGGTGGCATAACCTCTACGATGCCGTGGCGGTTAAAGTCATTAAAAGTATCTATCATTCGACATAATGTGCCGAAGAGGCAATGAATTTCCAGTACAGTGGTTTTAGACGTAATAAAGTGACTGCGGTGCTGGACAAGCAATTGTTGTGTTCTAAACATCCCTTTCGAGgtaaatgtacacccgtgagcaaacgTACATGGACCATGGATTGCTCGACAAAGCCGATTTCTTTAACTGCCGCTGAACGCAAATTAAGATTGTGGACTGCCGACCTAACTTGGCAATGCTGACGTTCCAGTGTACTCATCAATTTCAGTTTACGCATGTTCATTACAaagtaattaatttttttttacagtgaccCTGTGGTATGTATACTATTACTCGCGAGTGTACAGACCTTCCACCCATTTTTAAATGAGAAGTAATGGTGTGAGCAAGCTACAGCGCACTTCCATATTCGTACAGTCACGTTTTCATTTAAACTCCAGGTGGTCTTACCTCCAGGTGGAGAGCAATGAGCGTGTGCGTGATGACTTACAAGCCTATGCAGCCGGGGCGTTGGAAGCTCACCTGACACGTCGACGAATGGAAGAGCACTGGGCGAATATTTTCTCAAGTTACTGCACCAACCAAGCAGAGTATTGCCGCAAGCTTGAAGACTTCGCCATGCAGAACATCAACTACACACGCGAGCAGCAGCATCAACTTAGGCACAAGGATCCATTCTGGAATATGGTAAAGTGTTCTCTTGAGCTTCGTTAGAGTATACAGTATCGTAGCGACGTCTCTATCAACCGACCAGAATTCGTGCTCACGTCATCCTATACATATTGAATACGTTAGTATTCTTGGGTTCACGTActtcatgtatgtatgtatgtatgtatgtatgtatgtatgtatgtatgtatgtatgtatgtatgtatgtatgtatgtatgtatgtatgtatgtatgtatacagggtgtcccagctatcacgcagcgcgattaaaaaaagaggaacggcgttacgcgaagccaacctagtgcgtattctATCCAGTATAGTAGaatagccaccagtaattttttcgttactgagatttaattaattaattgtaaataattattaactcgagaagtactgtcctatttatcaaagtgtcaacgttaaaatg
The window above is part of the Dermacentor silvarum isolate Dsil-2018 unplaced genomic scaffold, BIME_Dsil_1.4 Seq893, whole genome shotgun sequence genome. Proteins encoded here:
- the LOC125942013 gene encoding putative phospholipase B-like 2 — encoded protein: MAKGWSYLQVESNERVRDDLQAYAAGALEAHLTRRRMEEHWANIFSSYCTNQAEYCRKLEDFAMQNINYTREQQHQLRHKDPFWNMIVGDFDDLYIAHDTWFVYRGMLRVQKKYIFPWHRTSSETTP